One genomic window of Chitinophagaceae bacterium includes the following:
- the purQ gene encoding phosphoribosylformylglycinamidine synthase subunit PurQ: MKFGVVVFPGSNCDRDLIHVLESVLQQEVVVIWHKDKSLPDFSLNDCIMLPGGFSYGDYLRSGAIARFSPIMNAVVEFANSGGFVWGICNGFQILCEAGLLPGALLRNAGQQFICKNVFITPSGAESAITKGLMPGSAYKIPIAHAEGRYYADQQTLDRLQKNKQVIFQYCDESGRVNDTGNPNGSMANIAGICNETRNVFGMMPHPERASEDMLGNTDGKLLFETFISYAEALEVDVMDDLLR, from the coding sequence ATGAAGTTTGGTGTAGTAGTTTTTCCTGGTTCCAATTGCGATCGGGATCTTATTCATGTATTGGAATCAGTACTGCAACAGGAAGTTGTTGTGATTTGGCATAAAGACAAATCACTCCCTGATTTTAGCCTGAATGATTGTATTATGCTGCCGGGAGGATTTTCGTATGGCGATTACCTTCGTTCAGGTGCGATTGCCCGTTTTTCACCTATTATGAATGCCGTGGTGGAATTTGCCAACAGCGGTGGATTTGTCTGGGGCATTTGCAATGGATTTCAAATTCTTTGCGAAGCTGGTTTGCTTCCTGGTGCGTTATTACGAAATGCCGGTCAGCAGTTCATTTGCAAAAATGTTTTCATCACTCCTTCCGGCGCAGAATCGGCTATTACTAAGGGATTAATGCCTGGAAGTGCTTACAAAATTCCGATTGCACACGCTGAAGGACGCTATTATGCCGATCAGCAAACACTTGATCGTTTACAAAAAAACAAGCAGGTGATTTTTCAGTATTGTGATGAGAGCGGCAGGGTGAATGATACAGGAAATCCTAATGGATCAATGGCAAATATCGCAGGCATTTGCAATGAAACGCGGAATGTTTTCGGCATGATGCCACATCCGGAAAGGGCTTCTGAAGACATGCTCGGGAATACTGACGGTAAATTATTGTTCGAAACTTTTATCAGTTATGCCGAAGCTTTGGAAGTGGATGTGATGGATGACCTCTTACGTTAA
- a CDS encoding thioredoxin family protein: MPKSAVIRLLFLFLLLTAFSFSISAQYANPNVEWSFDTKKIKSDEFDLLIKAKIGAGYHLYSQFIGEGGPIPSSFTFENSKDYKRIGIVKEVGNRKEAIEPLFDDMKLIWYEEYVTFSQRVKINASDVFVNGMVSFMTCNDRSCDPPSDQKFEFKLTGTPAIDTVGAAMKQIDDRASVGTISKDSIPDTTSVGAISSVGVIDSTMATAQVNTEADEDDVRRMSYWQTFLAGFGYGLIALLMPCVWPVIPLTISFFLKQNKSKQQGRFNAFLYGFFIIVIFVLLGILVSLFTNEQKLNELSTGWFFNLLFFVLFFLFGLSFLGVFEIRVPSSWINKSESLSDRGGLIGIFFMAFSLVLVSFSCTLPFVANLISIVSRDGEFVKPLIGFSAFGLALGLPFGLFAWFPSGLKKLPKSGGWMNTIKVSFGFIELALSFIYLSKVDMAYHWNFLSRDIFLSIWIIIFLVLGLYLLGKIRLALDGDSSHISVPRLLFALVSLAFAIYMVPGLWGAPLKPLSGFLPVYSEFTLEANVHNQPYQENSSELPVAKKYGSLFESPLGLDLYFEYDEALAKAKELKKPLFVDFTGWGCVNCRKMEKSVWPDPEVLKRLRNEYVMVSLYVDDKFELPKDQQYFSKALDKQIITLGDRNFDIQYSNYGIGAQPYYVLLDNEGKLLTPPRAYTADISTYVRFLDEGISKFKARNMLLSSK; the protein is encoded by the coding sequence ATGCCTAAAAGTGCTGTAATTAGATTACTGTTTTTGTTTTTATTGCTGACGGCTTTTTCGTTTAGCATATCTGCCCAATATGCCAATCCGAATGTAGAGTGGAGTTTCGATACCAAAAAGATCAAATCAGACGAGTTCGATCTCCTTATAAAAGCTAAAATTGGCGCTGGTTATCATTTATATAGCCAGTTTATTGGTGAAGGCGGTCCTATACCATCATCATTTACATTTGAAAACTCAAAGGACTATAAGCGCATTGGAATCGTAAAAGAAGTTGGCAACCGTAAAGAAGCGATCGAGCCGTTGTTTGATGATATGAAATTGATATGGTATGAAGAGTATGTGACATTTTCCCAGAGAGTGAAGATCAATGCTTCAGATGTTTTCGTAAATGGGATGGTCAGTTTTATGACATGCAATGATCGATCCTGCGATCCACCCAGCGATCAGAAGTTTGAGTTTAAATTAACGGGTACACCGGCTATTGATACTGTTGGTGCAGCGATGAAGCAAATTGATGATCGTGCTTCAGTTGGAACCATAAGTAAGGATTCAATTCCCGATACAACTTCCGTTGGAGCAATTTCTTCTGTGGGTGTTATCGATTCAACGATGGCAACTGCTCAGGTCAATACTGAAGCTGATGAAGATGACGTGAGAAGGATGAGTTACTGGCAAACATTTCTGGCAGGATTTGGCTATGGACTTATTGCTTTGCTGATGCCATGTGTCTGGCCCGTTATTCCTCTCACCATTAGTTTTTTTCTGAAACAAAATAAAAGCAAGCAGCAGGGTCGTTTCAATGCATTTCTATATGGATTTTTCATCATTGTAATTTTTGTGTTGCTGGGCATCCTCGTTTCATTATTTACCAATGAACAAAAGCTCAATGAATTATCTACCGGCTGGTTTTTCAACCTTTTGTTTTTTGTGCTTTTTTTTCTTTTTGGCTTATCATTTTTAGGCGTTTTCGAAATCCGTGTTCCTTCGAGCTGGATCAATAAATCTGAATCTTTGTCTGACAGAGGTGGTCTGATCGGTATCTTTTTCATGGCCTTTTCACTGGTACTGGTGTCATTTTCCTGCACCCTGCCCTTCGTAGCTAACCTTATTTCTATTGTTTCCAGAGATGGAGAATTTGTGAAACCATTGATTGGATTTTCAGCTTTTGGACTGGCACTTGGACTGCCCTTTGGTTTGTTTGCCTGGTTTCCATCAGGATTAAAAAAACTCCCCAAATCAGGCGGTTGGATGAACACTATCAAGGTATCTTTTGGATTTATAGAACTCGCCCTTAGTTTTATCTATCTTTCCAAAGTTGATATGGCTTATCATTGGAACTTCCTTTCCCGTGATATATTTTTATCAATCTGGATTATCATTTTCCTTGTGTTAGGATTGTATCTCCTAGGTAAAATCCGGCTGGCACTTGATGGAGATTCGTCTCATATTTCCGTACCTAGATTACTGTTTGCCCTCGTGAGTCTTGCTTTTGCTATTTATATGGTTCCGGGATTGTGGGGCGCACCGCTTAAACCTTTAAGTGGATTTCTTCCTGTTTATTCTGAATTTACCCTTGAGGCAAATGTGCACAATCAACCGTACCAGGAAAATAGTAGTGAGCTTCCGGTAGCTAAAAAATACGGGTCACTCTTTGAATCGCCCCTGGGCCTTGACTTGTATTTTGAATATGATGAGGCATTGGCCAAAGCCAAAGAATTGAAGAAACCATTATTCGTCGATTTCACCGGTTGGGGTTGTGTTAATTGCAGGAAGATGGAAAAGTCAGTTTGGCCTGATCCGGAAGTGCTGAAAAGATTAAGAAACGAATATGTGATGGTCTCTTTATATGTGGATGATAAGTTTGAACTACCCAAAGACCAACAATACTTCTCCAAAGCGCTTGACAAACAAATCATTACCTTGGGCGACCGAAATTTTGATATTCAATATTCTAATTATGGAATAGGAGCACAACCTTATTATGTTTTACTTGATAATGAAGGAAAATTGCTCACTCCACCCAGAGCTTATACGGCTGATATAAGCACTTATGTCAGGTTTTTGGATGAAGGGATAAGCAAATTTAAAGCGCGTAACATGTTATTATCTTCCAAATAG
- a CDS encoding SusC/RagA family TonB-linked outer membrane protein, which produces MTKAIRLLLAMLVLVLTWQASFAQNRLITGTVKDNNGEAIIGSSVLVKGSTTGTYTDVDGNYSLSVPSNATTLVFKYLGYKSKEVPISATNVVNIELEEDVLGLEEVVVTAVGISAEKKSLGYSVQDVSGDKLTAAGANNTLSALSGKVAGLQVINSSGAPGSSVFLQLRGATSITGDNSPLFVIDGIPVDNSYNASGSPDNEGALINNNLLESVNNSNRAIDVNPDDIASITVLKGPAAAALYGLRASNGAIIITTKRGGAEGAGKGMHASFSSTYTVEEVNKLPEMQDKYIKGSGGTIAKYGSTASGSWGALADTLFWDPTQVTPYNQYGELIGQSAAANNSAAIPFTPYNNEDQFFRTGNTMENNLSLSGGGDKGGFRVSFGSLNQKGVVPLSDFQRYSGTLSGEMKISEKFSTAGSITYVKSGGNRVQQGSNLSGLMLDLLRTPISFDNSNGSDDPTEASAYVLDDGSQRNYRAGVGYDNPYWTINQNPFQDDVNRMYGYGEVGWSPWTWLKFTERVGVDFYSDRRNQIFAINSRATPDGQIFERDYTYRQINNDLLGTASKQFSDKFSGSLTLGFNALSQSKQDIYVQGDNLVIPDFYNFSNAANVLTREYESHYRIYGFYGSLDLSFANSLYLTLTGRNDHSSTLPAENNSFFYPSASLSWVFTEALGLSNNKVFPYGKLRLSVAQVGHDAPLYALENYYAQTTASDGWTSGIAFPLPDANGNATTAYSNSATLGNPGLKPEKVTSFEVGADLRFINNRIGLDVTYYQSKSVDQIIPAPIAGSTGYQQQYLNSGSIENKGFEVALNITAIKTKDWKWDIGANWSTNKSEVLELANGVNELFLGGFEGSAVYAIVGEQYGSIYGSRWLRDDNGNIVIDDVQFLSDGSENPTYGYPIQDAQVGVIGDVNPDWIAGLSTSLAWKGLSISVLMDVRQGGDLWNGTRGALNFFGKTVETENRGETTVFEGVLSDGQTNNIEVPLDQSWYQGLGSGFGGPTEQFIEDGSYIKLRELALTYTIAPKVLEKTPIASIDISLVGRNLWLSTDYKGVDPETSLTGANHSQGMDYFNMPGVRSFGLNLRLTL; this is translated from the coding sequence ATGACAAAAGCTATCCGCTTACTGCTTGCGATGCTTGTTCTAGTACTCACATGGCAAGCTTCTTTTGCACAGAACCGGTTGATTACCGGAACTGTCAAAGACAATAACGGGGAAGCAATCATTGGCTCATCTGTCCTCGTGAAGGGATCTACAACAGGTACCTACACTGATGTCGATGGCAATTATTCGCTGTCCGTTCCATCCAATGCAACTACCCTGGTATTTAAATACCTCGGTTACAAATCGAAAGAAGTGCCTATCAGCGCTACCAATGTGGTGAATATCGAACTTGAAGAAGATGTTCTCGGCTTGGAAGAAGTAGTAGTAACCGCTGTGGGTATTTCTGCTGAAAAGAAGTCACTTGGTTATTCTGTTCAGGATGTTTCCGGTGATAAATTAACAGCAGCCGGCGCAAACAATACCTTATCAGCTTTGTCTGGTAAAGTAGCTGGTCTTCAGGTAATTAACTCCTCCGGAGCTCCAGGCAGTTCGGTTTTCCTGCAACTTCGCGGAGCTACTTCCATTACAGGTGACAACTCACCGCTTTTTGTAATTGATGGTATTCCGGTTGATAACTCCTATAATGCATCGGGCAGTCCTGATAACGAAGGAGCGCTCATTAATAATAATTTGCTGGAAAGTGTAAACAATTCCAACAGGGCAATTGACGTAAATCCAGACGATATTGCTTCTATAACAGTTCTCAAGGGTCCTGCTGCCGCGGCGTTATATGGATTACGGGCATCAAATGGTGCAATAATTATTACCACGAAAAGAGGTGGAGCAGAAGGAGCCGGAAAGGGTATGCATGCTTCTTTTAGCAGCACATACACTGTAGAAGAGGTGAATAAATTACCTGAAATGCAGGACAAATATATCAAAGGGTCTGGCGGTACTATCGCTAAATACGGTTCTACTGCTTCCGGTTCATGGGGCGCTTTAGCCGATACACTTTTCTGGGATCCAACACAGGTAACTCCTTATAATCAATATGGTGAACTGATTGGCCAATCGGCAGCAGCAAATAACTCTGCGGCAATTCCCTTCACACCCTATAATAACGAAGACCAGTTCTTTAGAACCGGTAATACCATGGAAAACAATCTTTCACTTTCCGGTGGTGGCGACAAGGGTGGATTCAGAGTTTCTTTTGGAAGTCTTAACCAGAAAGGTGTTGTTCCTTTATCTGATTTTCAACGCTACAGCGGAACCTTGTCTGGTGAAATGAAGATATCCGAGAAATTTTCAACAGCCGGTTCAATTACCTATGTAAAATCAGGTGGAAACCGGGTGCAACAGGGTTCGAACCTTTCTGGTCTTATGCTGGATCTGCTTCGTACTCCTATTTCTTTTGATAATTCGAATGGTTCTGATGACCCCACAGAAGCATCTGCCTATGTTCTTGATGATGGGTCACAACGGAACTATCGTGCGGGAGTAGGTTATGACAATCCTTACTGGACTATCAATCAGAATCCTTTTCAGGATGATGTTAACCGCATGTACGGATATGGTGAAGTTGGATGGTCTCCCTGGACCTGGTTGAAATTTACAGAAAGAGTGGGTGTTGACTTCTATTCAGATCGCCGCAACCAGATTTTCGCAATTAATTCACGTGCTACGCCTGATGGACAGATCTTTGAACGCGACTATACTTACCGCCAGATTAATAATGATCTGTTGGGTACTGCTTCAAAACAATTCTCTGATAAATTCAGCGGTTCTTTGACATTGGGTTTCAATGCACTCAGTCAAAGTAAACAGGATATTTACGTACAGGGAGATAATCTTGTGATTCCTGATTTCTATAACTTCTCTAATGCTGCAAACGTGCTCACCCGCGAATATGAGTCTCATTACAGGATTTATGGATTTTATGGTTCATTGGATCTTAGTTTTGCAAATAGCCTTTACCTTACACTTACTGGCAGAAATGACCATTCGTCTACTCTTCCTGCTGAAAACAATTCATTCTTCTATCCTTCTGCATCACTTTCCTGGGTATTTACAGAAGCGCTGGGACTTAGCAATAACAAAGTTTTCCCTTATGGAAAACTTCGTTTGTCTGTTGCACAGGTTGGACATGATGCTCCTTTGTATGCACTTGAAAATTACTACGCTCAAACGACTGCCAGCGATGGATGGACTTCCGGTATTGCTTTTCCTTTGCCTGATGCAAATGGTAATGCAACTACTGCATATTCTAATTCAGCAACGCTTGGAAATCCGGGTTTGAAACCTGAAAAAGTAACTTCCTTTGAAGTAGGTGCTGACCTTCGTTTTATCAATAACAGAATAGGTCTTGATGTTACCTACTACCAGTCAAAATCTGTTGATCAGATCATTCCTGCTCCTATCGCCGGTTCTACTGGCTACCAGCAGCAATATCTTAACTCAGGTTCTATTGAAAATAAAGGATTTGAAGTAGCCCTGAACATCACAGCTATCAAGACTAAGGATTGGAAATGGGATATTGGCGCTAACTGGAGCACTAACAAGAGTGAAGTGCTGGAACTAGCTAACGGCGTTAATGAATTGTTTCTTGGCGGATTTGAAGGTTCAGCCGTTTATGCAATTGTTGGAGAACAGTACGGTTCTATATATGGAAGTCGTTGGTTGAGGGATGATAATGGTAACATCGTGATTGATGATGTTCAATTCCTGTCTGATGGAAGCGAGAATCCTACTTACGGCTATCCGATTCAGGATGCACAGGTTGGTGTTATTGGTGATGTGAATCCTGATTGGATCGCAGGCCTGAGCACTTCTCTTGCCTGGAAAGGTCTTTCTATTAGTGTGCTGATGGATGTTAGACAAGGTGGAGATCTCTGGAATGGAACAAGAGGTGCACTTAATTTCTTTGGTAAAACCGTAGAAACTGAAAATCGTGGTGAAACGACTGTATTTGAAGGCGTTCTGTCTGATGGACAAACCAATAATATTGAAGTGCCTTTAGATCAGAGTTGGTACCAGGGACTTGGTAGCGGTTTCGGCGGACCAACCGAGCAATTTATTGAAGATGGTTCTTACATCAAATTGAGAGAATTAGCGTTAACATACACAATTGCTCCCAAGGTTTTGGAAAAAACACCAATTGCTTCAATCGACATCTCTTTGGTTGGTCGTAATCTTTGGTTATCGACTGACTACAAGGGCGTTGATCCTGAAACCAGTTTGACAGGTGCCAATCATAGCCAGGGAATGGATTATTTCAATATGCCGGGTGTAAGAAGTTTTGGACTTAATCTAAGACTTACCCTGTAA
- a CDS encoding SusD/RagB family nutrient-binding outer membrane lipoprotein, producing MRYNKIFIILLMTTMIVVSESCRKGFLEGVNDNPNSPTSVIPRVLLPGAEGNLAYVQGGDISRFTSIMTQYITGASRQFVAYNQYTFSEEDFNNAWNNIYAATMSNFHSIMVINAEEGNAGHYDAYDGVARILMAYSLGMTTDVWGDIPYTEAFQGNENLTPAYDSQESIYASIQQLLDEGISILGNGDLLGDDVEAPGSDDFIYNGDLDAWTSFAHALKARYYIHLTKKDPNAAANALAEINAGGAIADALYPFTSAGPGPAFQYIEQRDDIVYDGACLQQMTAKNDPRYQVYIDVNGDYWGPGYLGPFFSADNSPVVLMAEFERKFIEAEALVRTGGDGQTAFTEAIQSSMDFYGVAAEDAAAYIAANGTLSGDMNSMIAQIIYEKWVANFLHPESWVDLRRTGFPVLTPNAGGTIPTRFIYPTNERLYNSSIPDKNSTMYSPELWWNQ from the coding sequence ATGAGATACAACAAAATTTTTATAATCCTTCTGATGACAACAATGATTGTTGTTTCAGAATCCTGCAGAAAAGGGTTTTTGGAGGGTGTAAATGACAACCCGAATTCTCCTACCAGTGTAATACCGAGAGTGCTGTTACCTGGGGCTGAAGGCAACCTTGCCTATGTTCAGGGTGGGGACATTTCGAGATTCACCAGTATTATGACGCAATACATCACAGGAGCATCACGCCAATTTGTTGCTTATAATCAGTATACTTTTTCAGAGGAAGATTTTAACAATGCCTGGAACAACATCTATGCAGCTACCATGTCTAATTTCCATTCAATAATGGTAATTAATGCCGAGGAAGGAAATGCCGGACATTATGATGCTTATGATGGTGTAGCGCGTATCCTGATGGCTTACTCACTTGGAATGACGACTGATGTTTGGGGCGATATTCCATACACTGAAGCATTCCAGGGTAACGAAAACCTGACGCCAGCCTACGATAGTCAGGAGAGTATTTATGCTTCCATTCAACAACTGCTTGATGAAGGGATAAGCATCCTTGGCAATGGTGATTTGTTGGGTGATGATGTGGAAGCTCCGGGATCTGACGATTTTATTTACAATGGAGATCTTGATGCATGGACTTCTTTTGCACATGCATTGAAGGCACGTTATTATATCCATCTTACCAAGAAGGATCCGAATGCCGCTGCCAATGCATTAGCAGAAATTAACGCTGGTGGTGCTATCGCAGACGCGCTCTATCCTTTCACTTCAGCAGGCCCCGGCCCCGCTTTTCAGTACATCGAACAACGTGATGATATTGTCTATGATGGCGCCTGCCTGCAACAGATGACTGCGAAGAATGATCCGCGTTATCAGGTTTACATCGATGTAAACGGTGATTATTGGGGTCCTGGTTACCTGGGTCCTTTCTTTTCTGCCGATAATTCACCAGTAGTATTGATGGCTGAATTTGAGCGTAAGTTCATTGAAGCAGAAGCGCTGGTACGTACAGGTGGTGATGGTCAAACTGCTTTTACAGAGGCAATTCAGAGCAGTATGGATTTCTACGGCGTTGCTGCAGAAGATGCTGCTGCATACATTGCTGCAAACGGAACCTTATCAGGTGACATGAATTCGATGATTGCACAGATTATTTATGAAAAATGGGTGGCCAATTTTCTACATCCTGAATCATGGGTGGATTTGCGCAGAACGGGTTTCCCTGTTCTTACTCCCAATGCAGGCGGAACTATTCCCACAAGGTTTATTTATCCGACCAACGAAAGGTTGTATAACAGCAGCATTCCAGACAAGAACTCTACAATGTATTCACCTGAATTGTGGTGGAATCAATAA
- a CDS encoding type III pantothenate kinase, whose translation MNLTIDFGNTLVKVAVFEMGDMVHIESHANFTIKKLQAVLKKFPVSGAIVSSVVNDSGPVESFLRKSYHYVKLSPSTSLPIKNQYETPGTLGMDRLAGMAGANSMLSGKNVLVINAGTCITYDVITSQATYFGGNITPGLEMRLKALNTFTDRLPLVRKQFSNELFGRSTSSSILTGVVQGSYFEMMGFIATYKKTYRGLKVLLTGGDAPIFETMSKSKIFAVPNLVLYGLNKILALNEPN comes from the coding sequence ATGAATCTTACAATTGATTTTGGCAATACACTCGTCAAAGTGGCGGTATTTGAAATGGGCGATATGGTTCACATTGAATCACATGCGAATTTTACAATTAAGAAACTACAGGCAGTTCTCAAGAAATTCCCTGTCTCGGGTGCAATTGTCTCATCCGTTGTTAACGACTCAGGACCTGTTGAATCATTTCTCAGAAAATCTTATCACTATGTAAAGTTGAGCCCATCCACATCACTACCGATAAAAAATCAATATGAAACACCCGGAACGCTCGGCATGGACAGATTGGCCGGCATGGCCGGTGCGAACTCTATGTTGTCTGGTAAAAATGTGCTGGTGATTAACGCCGGCACCTGTATCACCTACGATGTAATAACTTCTCAGGCTACCTACTTCGGAGGCAATATCACACCAGGATTGGAAATGAGGTTGAAGGCATTAAATACTTTTACAGACAGGTTGCCGTTGGTGCGAAAGCAATTTTCAAATGAATTGTTTGGGAGAAGTACCTCGTCCTCCATTTTAACCGGAGTGGTACAAGGTTCTTATTTTGAAATGATGGGATTTATAGCCACTTACAAGAAGACTTACAGAGGTCTCAAGGTGTTGCTAACCGGAGGGGATGCACCAATTTTTGAAACGATGTCTAAAAGTAAGATATTTGCCGTCCCTAATCTGGTACTATATGGACTTAATAAAATTCTTGCCCTGAATGAGCCTAATTAA
- the lptC gene encoding LPS export ABC transporter periplasmic protein LptC, with protein MLRCSLNKLIGYVLIACILCSCENDMGKVNALTNRYEASSETGKDIEVLYSDLGRIKSKLTAPTMLRFRTKEPYTELPDGLKILFFNENMQTESQLTAGYGISYEKSDEMKVRNDVEAVSVKGDKLNTEELVWNQKTQKISSDKAVTITTKDEIIFGDGFESNQDLSNYKIKKIRGTIRLKESSIPQ; from the coding sequence ATGCTCAGATGTTCATTGAATAAACTGATCGGCTATGTCTTAATAGCCTGCATACTGTGCTCTTGCGAGAATGACATGGGAAAAGTGAATGCTTTAACCAACAGGTATGAAGCTTCATCAGAAACAGGAAAGGATATAGAAGTGCTCTACAGCGATTTGGGTCGAATAAAGTCAAAATTAACGGCGCCGACCATGTTGCGTTTTCGAACAAAAGAACCATACACAGAATTACCGGATGGTTTGAAGATTCTCTTTTTTAATGAAAATATGCAGACGGAAAGTCAACTTACTGCAGGTTATGGAATCTCGTATGAAAAATCAGATGAAATGAAGGTGCGCAATGATGTAGAAGCGGTAAGTGTAAAAGGTGATAAACTAAATACGGAAGAGTTGGTCTGGAATCAAAAGACGCAGAAAATTTCATCGGATAAGGCAGTCACGATCACAACCAAAGATGAAATAATATTTGGTGATGGCTTTGAATCAAACCAGGATTTAAGCAATTATAAAATAAAAAAAATAAGAGGAACCATCAGGTTAAAAGAAAGCTCTATTCCTCAGTAA
- a CDS encoding SurA N-terminal domain-containing protein produces MALIGSIRNRLGPIIAIVIGLALAVFVLETALNSNSSLLKGSRDVVGIIDGQKIHYQDFANRLEEGVKNYKLQTNQPNIDDNTMFSLRDQTWNQLINEQVNGAEYRKLGLTVSPDELKDMFFGSEPVPEIKQAFTNPQTGIFDPAAVKNYVQNLDQTAEGEEQGERRMRWVAFEKAQKENRIQTKYQNLVAKAMYIPKWQAEADYVEKNTRAAVQFVMIPYASIVDTTIKVTDDELQAYLTKNKEKFKQEESRQLDYVIYPVVPSKDDTARVIKDVNEIYASLAAAPADTNLLKVNSDNGLDKFYYPQAKVTSVYAMDTLFKVPVGSLIGPYFENGAYRIAKLMDRREVPDSVKARHILVRAEQGADTVAAKKKIDSIYAAFLGGASFDTLAAKFSEDQGSAPKGGELGLIAQGKTVKAFDNFLFFKGKQGETSVLRTEFGYHMVQIEELRGVAPAVQVDFITRPLEASSETDKAIFDQATLFASANQTKELFDKSAEAQGLNKQVAPTVQKNAFQLPGLNAAREVVKWAYQANLADVSPVFTLDNSYVVAVLTGIKQEGTMTLEEARPQLEMAVRKEKKASEIITRLSAASALNTTLESMAAKENQVTKNSGNVLFSNAYAENIGYEPKVIGTIFTLKENAVSKPVQGEQGVFVLKLESLTKAAPVADYNSFQQQLLSSIQPRIQYGLSEALKKSVKIDDERYKFF; encoded by the coding sequence ATGGCACTTATTGGAAGTATCAGGAACAGGCTGGGACCAATCATCGCGATTGTGATAGGGTTAGCGCTTGCAGTTTTTGTGTTGGAAACAGCGCTCAATTCAAATTCGTCGTTGCTCAAGGGAAGTCGTGATGTAGTGGGCATAATTGATGGACAGAAGATTCATTATCAGGATTTCGCCAATAGACTGGAAGAAGGGGTTAAGAATTATAAGCTGCAAACCAACCAGCCGAATATTGATGATAACACGATGTTCTCTCTCCGTGATCAAACCTGGAATCAGCTCATCAATGAACAGGTGAATGGTGCAGAATACCGGAAACTCGGATTAACAGTATCACCTGATGAATTAAAAGACATGTTCTTCGGCAGTGAACCGGTTCCTGAAATAAAACAGGCATTTACTAACCCTCAGACAGGAATTTTTGATCCTGCCGCAGTTAAAAATTATGTTCAAAACCTTGATCAAACCGCAGAAGGAGAAGAGCAGGGTGAACGCAGGATGAGGTGGGTTGCTTTTGAAAAAGCCCAAAAAGAAAATCGGATTCAAACAAAGTATCAGAATCTTGTCGCTAAAGCAATGTACATTCCCAAATGGCAGGCAGAAGCAGATTATGTTGAAAAAAATACACGCGCAGCAGTTCAATTTGTAATGATTCCTTATGCCAGCATTGTTGATACTACTATTAAGGTAACCGACGATGAATTGCAGGCTTATCTCACAAAAAATAAGGAAAAATTCAAACAGGAAGAAAGCCGTCAGCTCGATTATGTAATTTATCCCGTTGTTCCTTCAAAGGACGATACTGCTCGCGTAATAAAAGATGTAAATGAAATCTATGCTAGTCTGGCAGCAGCACCTGCAGATACCAATTTGTTAAAGGTTAACTCAGATAATGGATTGGATAAATTTTACTATCCACAAGCGAAAGTCACTTCTGTTTATGCAATGGATACCCTTTTTAAGGTTCCTGTTGGTTCATTGATCGGGCCTTATTTTGAAAACGGTGCCTACCGCATTGCCAAATTGATGGATAGGAGAGAAGTGCCTGATTCTGTAAAGGCCAGGCATATTTTAGTAAGAGCTGAACAGGGTGCTGATACCGTTGCTGCCAAAAAGAAGATTGACAGCATCTATGCTGCATTTCTTGGTGGTGCCTCGTTCGATACTTTGGCTGCAAAATTTTCGGAAGATCAGGGATCTGCACCTAAAGGCGGAGAATTAGGACTGATTGCTCAGGGTAAGACCGTAAAAGCGTTTGACAATTTCCTGTTTTTCAAAGGTAAACAAGGTGAAACAAGTGTGCTGAGAACTGAATTCGGTTACCACATGGTGCAAATTGAAGAACTCAGAGGTGTGGCTCCGGCTGTTCAGGTTGATTTTATTACACGGCCGCTCGAAGCCAGTTCAGAAACCGATAAAGCTATTTTTGACCAGGCAACTTTGTTTGCAAGTGCCAATCAAACAAAGGAATTGTTTGATAAGTCTGCTGAAGCACAGGGTTTGAATAAACAGGTTGCGCCAACTGTTCAAAAAAATGCATTTCAATTGCCCGGACTGAATGCTGCGAGAGAGGTGGTGAAATGGGCTTACCAGGCAAATTTAGCTGACGTGTCACCGGTTTTTACACTGGATAATAGTTATGTGGTAGCTGTTCTGACAGGTATCAAACAGGAAGGAACGATGACTTTAGAAGAAGCCAGACCGCAACTGGAAATGGCAGTTCGTAAGGAGAAAAAAGCATCAGAAATTATCACAAGATTATCTGCAGCAAGCGCCTTGAACACCACCCTTGAATCAATGGCAGCCAAGGAAAATCAAGTGACAAAGAATTCAGGTAATGTATTGTTTTCTAACGCGTATGCTGAAAATATCGGGTACGAACCCAAGGTGATCGGGACTATATTTACCCTAAAGGAAAACGCCGTTTCAAAGCCTGTTCAGGGCGAGCAGGGAGTTTTTGTTCTTAAGCTGGAATCATTAACCAAAGCAGCTCCTGTTGCTGATTACAATTCATTTCAACAACAATTACTGAGCTCAATTCAACCCAGGATTCAATATGGTTTGTCGGAAGCACTGAAGAAATCAGTGAAGATTGACGATGAAAGGTATAAGTTCTTTTAG